Genomic DNA from Methylocystis sp. MJC1:
GCCGAAGCGCAAGACGGGGCGGCGCGTCGCCGTCGTCGGCTCGGGCCCCGCGGGCCTCGCCGCCGCGCAGCAGCTCGCACGCGCCGGCCACGACGTCCATCTCTACGAGAAGAACGCGAAGGCCGGCGGTTTGCTGCGCTATGGCATTCCCGACTTCAAGATGGAAAAGCACCTGATCGACCGCCGCGTCGCGCAGATGGAGGCCGAGGGCGTGGTCTTCCATTACGGCGTTAACGTCGGCGTCGACATGAACGTCCGCGACCTCGTCGCCAGCCATGACGCGGTGATCCTCGCCGGCGGCGCCGAGCAGCCGCGCGAGCTGCCGATCCCCGGGCGCGAGCTGCGCGGCGTGCATGTCGCCATGGATTTCCTGACCCAGCAGAACCGCCGCGTCGCGGGCGAGCCGCTCACGACCAACGAACCGATCTTCGCGACTGGAAAGCATGTCGTCGTCATCGGCGGCGGCGATACGGGCTCGGACTGCATCGGCACCTCGGTGCGGCATGGCGCGCTGTCGGTGACGCAGCTCGAAATCATGCCGAAGCCGCCGGAAAAGGAAAACAAGCTCCTGACCTGGCCGGACTGGCCGCTGAAGATGCGCACCTCCTCGTCGCATGAAGAGGGCTCCGCGCGCGAATTCTCCGTGCTGACCAAGGAGTTCATCGGCGAAGGCGGCGCGGTCAAAGGGCTGCGCTGCGTGCGGGTCGACGGCAAGATGCAGGAGGTTCCCGACAGTTCCTTCACGATCAAGGCCGATCTAGTGCTGCTCGCCATGGGCTTCGTCTCGCCCACCAAGGAAGGGCTCCTCGAACAAAGCGGCGTCGATCTCGACGGTCGCGGCAATGTGGCGGCGGATACGCGCGCCTATAAGACGTCGCGCGAAAAAGTATTCGCGTGCGGAGACATGCGGCGCGGACAATCGCTTGTCGTGTGGGCCATTCGCGAGGGGCGCCAATGCGCCCATGCGGTCGACCTGCATTTGATGGGTGAAACGAATTTGCCAAGGTGAGGAAAATGGTCAGCGAAAAATTGAACCTTTGGTATTGCGACACTTTCGTCGCCCAGCCGTGGCAGTTCTTTTTTCTGGTCCTGCCGCTGGCGGGTGCCTTTCTCTATGGGCGCGACCAGAAGAAAATCGCCTGGATTTTGATCGGGGCCTGGGTCGTCATTCAAGTCACCTTATCGGCGCTGACCAACTTCGTGTTCAACTGCAACATGGAATAGGCGTCCAGCCTATCGACGCAAAAAAAAGCCCCGGATTTCCGGGGCTTTTGTCGTTTGGGAGGAGATGAAGTCACAGCACCACGACGGTCGTCCCGATCTTCACGCGGCTGAAAAGGTCCGTGACGTCGTCATTCGTCATGCGGATGCAGCCGGAGGAGACGGCCTGTCCGATGGTCCAGGGCTCATTTGAGCCGTGGATGCGAAACATCGTGTCCTTCGGACCCGAGTAGAGATACATGGCGCGCGCGCCGAGGGGGTTTTCCTCGCCGCCGGCCATGTGGCGCGGCAGATCGGGACGACGCTTCAACATTTCCTTCGGCGGCGTCCAATCGGGCCAGGCTTCCTTGCGGCCGACACGGACTCGCCCCTTCCAGGTAAATCCGTCGCGGCCCACGCCGATCCCATAGCGAACCGCCTTGCCGTCGGAGAGCGAGAGATAGAGGTAGCGGTTCTCCGTATCGACGGTGATCGTGCCAGGGCGTTCGTTCGTCGGATCGGACACCATCTCGCGCGTTACGGTCGGATAGTCCCGCTGCAGGCGCATGTCGTCCTGCTGTTCATAGGACGCCTGTTGGCTGTTGGCGTAAAATACATCCTCATTCGCAGCGGCGGGACTGGGTTGTTCTTCGAAAAGCGCCATAAAGCCCCGGTCTTCCGCCGAGGCGGTTGTTGAAAAGGCGCCGGCGATCAGCATGGAGGCGGCGGCGGCGAGACGCCGAAAATTGAAAAGACGCATTTTCTATGGCTCCGCAAATTCATCTGCAGGAAAATGCGGGAGTCGGGCAAAGCGTTCCATGCGTGCGCGCACATTGGCCGATAGGGTAAAATTTGTTCAAAACATCGAGACGGTGCTTGAAGCGTTCTTAGAGCGTCAGGGCGCGGCGGGTTTCCAGGATTGGTCGTCGGCGCGATTGGGCCGCGGCGGCTGATCTCCCCCTTCGACGAAGACATGTCGTGCGAGCGCCTGCGCATCGGCGCCGGCGGGCGGCGGGGCAGCGGCGCGCCGAGCCAGTTCCGATGCGCTGCCCGGAGCCGGAGCGCCGGTCAATGTCTGGACGGGTCCAATAGCCGGGCGCTCGGGAAGCGATGGGGCCTCGCTCGATAGCGGCTTTTCGGGTGAGCGGAAAATGAGGGGTGCGGCTGGCGCCGCCGCTGATGCGGGCGGCTGCGCTGTTGCCGCTGGCGCGCCGGGAGAGGGGGGCTGTTCCAGTTCCGGCTGCTTTCGCTCGTCGTAAAGCTTCTTGATTTCATTGGCGACGAAATGCGCGACGCTGAGCGCGCCGGCGTCGGTGAAATGCACGCCATCGGCTGTGCGCAGCTTCACGATCTGGCCGTTGATGTCGGGCCCGAACGCGTTGAATTGGCCGCGCTCGTCAGCAAGCGCCTCCCAGAGATCGACATAGATCCCGTCGTTCTTGGCGACTTCTTCCCTGAAAAGGTCGTTGAGCTTGCCCATATCGGCGGAGAAGCTCTCGTTTTTCATCATCGGCAGGCCGACCCAAATCACTGGAATTTTCTTTTCCCGGAATGGCGCCATCACCGCGTCGATACGCGCGGCGTAGGCCTCGCGCCAATGCGCAGAGAAGGGTTCGTCGCTTTGCGCGCCTTCGCGCAGCGACTGCCTGTCGTTCGAGCCGATCATTATCACGGCGACGTCGATCTTCTGCGTCCCGTTGGCGATGTCCTTCGCCGTCTTCGGCCAGTCGTAGAAATCGCTGCGCACGAGGCCTGAGCTTTCCTTGCCCTTGCGCAAAATTCCGATCTCGGGCTTGTCGGCGAAGGTCTCCTCCAGCCCGTTGGCGAGCAAAATGCCGAGCGTGTCGCCCATCACGGCGACGAAATAGGTCGCGGCGACTTCCGGGGCTTCACTCTTGGCGGCCTCGCTGGCGCTTGTCGCTGGCTCGCTACGTTTCACGGTGCGTTTGGGTCCCGAGCGCGCCGCCTCGCCGCCGCGCCAATAGGTCGGCGGCCGGTTTTCCTGATGCGGCATGATGCGTCGCACGCGCGGCTCGTCGGCAGGGCGTTGAACCGGCGCGCGCTTGAAACCGAACAGGCCGCCGAAGAAATCGGAAAAGGGGTCCTGCGCCAGGGAGGCTTCCGGGCTTGCGAGAAGCGCCGCGAGGGCGATCACAGCGAGCGCCAGCGCGCGGCGCAAGGTGACGGCATGATCGTTCCGGTGCTCGGCCATGTGGAAAGTATAAAGGGCTTTTTCGGCCCTTCGCAAATCGCCGCTTGACGGGCGGGCGCGCATTCGCCCCAATTCGCCCGACTCGACCAAGGGGATTCCCATGACAGGCTCTGTTTTTCGGCGGGGTGTTTTTTTCTTGGCGTTGCTTCCGCTCCTCGGCGCGACCTCGGCCGTCGCCGCCCCGCGCGAGCACGACCAGCCGGCGGAGTTCCGCGTGCCGCCCTACAGCGGAATTTTGCCGTTGTGCTCCGACCCGCTGGTGCTGACGGAAATCACCTCGAGCTTTGGCAGCCGGGAGGCCGAATATTGGAATTCGGGCCTCGTGATCGAGGGCTATGAAAGCGCCTCTGAATTTGGCTATCGCACGGATGGGCTGAGCTATATTCCGCGTCGCTACTGCCGCGCCGAAGCCTATTTCAACGACGGCAAGCGCCGCCGCGTCGTCTACAACATCGGCGAGGATTTGGGCTTCATCGGCGTTGGTTCGGGCGTCACTTGGTGCGTCCAGGGGCTTGACCGCAACCACGCCTTCAGTCCGAATTGCCGCGCGGCCGGACCTTGAGCCCGGCCGCCCAACAAGCGGCTTTGAGGTTTTCCGATGTTCAGCATTTTGACGATGGCGACGGCGGCCATTTTTTCCGCTTTTTTGTTTCTCGCGCCCGCGAGCGCCAAGGACGACGATTGTATCCTCGACCATTGCGCCGACCGGCTCCCGCCGAAGCCACAGACCGACGCCAAGCCCACGCCGGCCCAGCCGGCCGAGCCTGAACCGAAGCGCGACGCCGGTTTCCGCGGCAGCGCGCCCTCCAAGGATTTCGATTTCTATGTGCTCGCCTTGAGCTGGTCTCCCGACTTCTGCGACAGCGTCGGCGGCTCGCATGACCAATGCGAGCCGGGGAAGGGCCTGGGCTTCGTCGTGCATGGGCTGTGGCCGCAATATGAGCATGGCTTCCCCAGCGACTGCGACGGTCCGCGGGCGCCCTCCCGCATCGCTCTGCAGCGCGCCGACGGGCTCTTCCCGGACGAGCGCCTTGCGCGCTACGAATGGCGCAAGCACGGAACCTGCAGCGGCAAAAGCCCGAGCGACTATTTCGCCGACGTGGCCCGCGCGCGAGAGGCGGTGACGATCCCCGCGGCTTTCGTGAGGCCAAAGGGCGATCAGACCTTCACGCCGATCGACGTCGAACGCGCCTTCTACGACGCTAATCCGCGGCTGCGGCCGGGCATGATGGCGGTCTCCTGCCGTCGCAACGTCTTCGAGGAAGTGCGCATCTGCCTGTCGAAGGATCTGCGGGAGTTCCGCGCCTGTCCTGAGGTCGTGCAGCACGGCTGCCGCCAGCGCGAAATTTCCGTGCCGGCGCCCTTGTGAATGTCATTCCCGCGAAAGCGGGAATCCAGGGCAGACATGACGCGCGCGTGGACTGACATCGGCGCGCGCGTCAGTGCTTGCGGCTCGGCGGCAACCGGCCGATACAACGGCATGAACTATCGTCACGGTTTCCACGCGGGCAACTTCGCGGATGTTTTCAAACATGCGCTGCTCGCGCGCCTGCTCCTCTATTTGGCCCATAAGGACGCGCCCTTCCGCGTCATCGACACCCATGCGGGGGAGGGCGCCTATGACCTTGCTGCCGATGAAGCGGAGCGCACGCTGGAGTGGCGCGGCGGCGTTGGGCGCCTCGCCGATCTCTCGGGCGCAGACGAAGAGACGCGCGCGCTTCTTGCGCCCTATCTCGATTGCGTCGGCGCCTTTGACGCCGAGGGGCGGCCGGGTCTCTATCCCGGCTCGCCGCTCATCGCCACGCGGCTGATGCGCGAGCAGGATCGCGCCATCTTTTGCGAGCTGCGGCCCGACGCCTTTGAGGCGCTGCGTTATCGCTTCGGCCGCGATGGGCGCGTGAAGACGATACATATCGACGGCTATACGGGGCTCAGCGCCTATGTGCCGCCCAAGGAGAAGCGCGGCCTCGTGCTCATCGATCCGCCCTTCGAGCGGACGGATGAATTCGATGCGATGTTTGCGACCTTTCTGCGCGCCTATCGGAAATGGCCGAACGGCGTCTACGCCTTGTGGCATCCGTCGAAGGACGTCGTTGCGGAGCGCAAGTTTCTCGACGGCTTTGCGCGCGAGGGCGTGAAGCGCGCGCTGCGTCTATCGCTCGCGGTTGCGCGCGGGGGCGAAGGCCTGCGGCGGACGGGATTGGTTGTCGTCAATCCGCCTTTCGTCTTCGAAGCGGAGGCGCGGAAAATTCTCGCTTTCCTTGCGCCGAAACTGGCCCAGGCCGAAGGGGCGGGCTTCGAGATCGATCGCTTGACGGGGGAGTGATACGAGATCCGCGTGATTAGTTCGGCGTTATTCCCCGACGCTCGCAAAGCGAGCGATCAGGCAATGCAAGCTGTTCAAGCGGATCGACGATTATTAGAAAATCAATCGGATTGTTTGCGGGGAAACGATTATTGCGGGACAAGATGTCGGGCCCTCAACGATAAGATGAAACAAATTCGGCTCTCGATTGTTTACCAGCGGTAGCGAGCGTCGCGCTCACGAATTGGTCGATCCGTCATATGCGCGACCAGTCGGCGTTCTACTACTCGGATGCATTGTGATGGAGGCATTTCATATGTTTTCCATGAGCATTTGCGGGCGTGGCGCAACTGGACGAATCACCCGTTTCTTCGCGTGCGGAGTCTTCCTCGCGAGTCTCGCGCGTCCCGCTAACGCCGGATTCCTAGAAGAACTTTTCGGCTTGGGCGACGCCTACCAGGCGCGGAGCGCGCCAAGGACCCAAGCGCACGTCAAGCATATCTACGCGCGGCGTCATTCCTTTTCTCTTCGCTTCGACAATTTGCAAAAAAGGAATGCTCGCGCCAGGGAGCGGCAAATCCTGGAAAACGGCTCCGATTTGGCGGAAGCCAAGCTGCCAAAACCCTTCTTTTGCTTGGCGGAGCCGGCTCAGCCGCAGGCTGAGGATAATTCGTTTCTGCTCTTGCACGACGCCACCTTGCGCACGGGCGACGGCATCGTGACGCCGACAGGGATTCTTGTATTCCGAGGCCGCGTCGGCTGCCCGCACAGCAATGCGGATTTTGTCGCGCTCGCCGATTCGGGCCTCCCTCGACAAAAACGCGACGCCCTTCTCAGCCTGGAGCGCACATTGCCTTCCCACCGCCCAGGAGCGGGCGCCAGGGCGGGAAAGCCTTCCGAAGTGAAAATGGCGGGTGAGGGCCACCCCTGACTTCCTTGCGCAGAGACGCGCGGTCAGGATAAGGAACGCCGACGTTCAGTAAAACGGCGGTGGTCCGCAAATGATGATTCTTCGTTATTCTCCCGCCTCGCCTTATGCTCGCAAAATCCGCATTGTCGCCGATCTGGTTGGACTTTCCCGGCAAATCGACGTTGTTTCGGCCAGCACGACCGATCCCAGCGACACGCTGCGCAGCCAAAATCCGCTGGGCAAGATTCCGACGCTCATTTTGGCGGACGGCTCGTCCCTCTATGACAGCCGCGTGATTGCCG
This window encodes:
- a CDS encoding L,D-transpeptidase, producing MRLFNFRRLAAAASMLIAGAFSTTASAEDRGFMALFEEQPSPAAANEDVFYANSQQASYEQQDDMRLQRDYPTVTREMVSDPTNERPGTITVDTENRYLYLSLSDGKAVRYGIGVGRDGFTWKGRVRVGRKEAWPDWTPPKEMLKRRPDLPRHMAGGEENPLGARAMYLYSGPKDTMFRIHGSNEPWTIGQAVSSGCIRMTNDDVTDLFSRVKIGTTVVVL
- a CDS encoding DUF459 domain-containing protein; translated protein: MGIPLVESGELGRMRARPSSGDLRRAEKALYTFHMAEHRNDHAVTLRRALALAVIALAALLASPEASLAQDPFSDFFGGLFGFKRAPVQRPADEPRVRRIMPHQENRPPTYWRGGEAARSGPKRTVKRSEPATSASEAAKSEAPEVAATYFVAVMGDTLGILLANGLEETFADKPEIGILRKGKESSGLVRSDFYDWPKTAKDIANGTQKIDVAVIMIGSNDRQSLREGAQSDEPFSAHWREAYAARIDAVMAPFREKKIPVIWVGLPMMKNESFSADMGKLNDLFREEVAKNDGIYVDLWEALADERGQFNAFGPDINGQIVKLRTADGVHFTDAGALSVAHFVANEIKKLYDERKQPELEQPPSPGAPAATAQPPASAAAPAAPLIFRSPEKPLSSEAPSLPERPAIGPVQTLTGAPAPGSASELARRAAAPPPAGADAQALARHVFVEGGDQPPRPNRADDQSWKPAAP
- a CDS encoding ribonuclease T2 family protein, which translates into the protein MATAAIFSAFLFLAPASAKDDDCILDHCADRLPPKPQTDAKPTPAQPAEPEPKRDAGFRGSAPSKDFDFYVLALSWSPDFCDSVGGSHDQCEPGKGLGFVVHGLWPQYEHGFPSDCDGPRAPSRIALQRADGLFPDERLARYEWRKHGTCSGKSPSDYFADVARAREAVTIPAAFVRPKGDQTFTPIDVERAFYDANPRLRPGMMAVSCRRNVFEEVRICLSKDLREFRACPEVVQHGCRQREISVPAPL
- a CDS encoding glutamate synthase subunit beta translates to MGKVTGFLEIDRQDRKYKPAADRIRHYDEFVIPLSEEATKSQAARCMDCGIPFCHNGCPVNNQIPDWNDLVYHGEWKRALANLHSTNNFPEFTGRICPAPCEASCTLNLQDQPVTIKTIECAIVDRGFEQGWVVPEPPKRKTGRRVAVVGSGPAGLAAAQQLARAGHDVHLYEKNAKAGGLLRYGIPDFKMEKHLIDRRVAQMEAEGVVFHYGVNVGVDMNVRDLVASHDAVILAGGAEQPRELPIPGRELRGVHVAMDFLTQQNRRVAGEPLTTNEPIFATGKHVVVIGGGDTGSDCIGTSVRHGALSVTQLEIMPKPPEKENKLLTWPDWPLKMRTSSSHEEGSAREFSVLTKEFIGEGGAVKGLRCVRVDGKMQEVPDSSFTIKADLVLLAMGFVSPTKEGLLEQSGVDLDGRGNVAADTRAYKTSREKVFACGDMRRGQSLVVWAIREGRQCAHAVDLHLMGETNLPR
- a CDS encoding 23S rRNA (adenine(2030)-N(6))-methyltransferase RlmJ; translation: MTRAWTDIGARVSACGSAATGRYNGMNYRHGFHAGNFADVFKHALLARLLLYLAHKDAPFRVIDTHAGEGAYDLAADEAERTLEWRGGVGRLADLSGADEETRALLAPYLDCVGAFDAEGRPGLYPGSPLIATRLMREQDRAIFCELRPDAFEALRYRFGRDGRVKTIHIDGYTGLSAYVPPKEKRGLVLIDPPFERTDEFDAMFATFLRAYRKWPNGVYALWHPSKDVVAERKFLDGFAREGVKRALRLSLAVARGGEGLRRTGLVVVNPPFVFEAEARKILAFLAPKLAQAEGAGFEIDRLTGE